In Pan paniscus chromosome 1, NHGRI_mPanPan1-v2.0_pri, whole genome shotgun sequence, the DNA window AGTCATACAGGGTTATGGGATCTTAAAATCTGGATTTTTCCCCGTTTGCTTCATAAAACAATAGCATCTTCATCTAAAGCGACATTCTAAGTGTCAAGGATAATTTTATGGTTTAAATTCCCATCACCATCACctgtatataaattaatttttttcattgtcttatttttccCAGTTACTATAAACATTTCCTAAGAAGCAGCAGCAAATAAAGTTTTTCTCAAGGCCAATAAAAAGAACCAAGGAAAACAACCCAGTACAGAGAAATTCGTAGATATTACATTAATCTAAAAGAGAAATGCATTCCAAGGACTTACAAAGAAATTTTTCAAgtagaacaaaagacaaaaacttgGCTACACGAAAAGATCAAGCTGCAAACAATTTAATAATCTGGACTATTCATTATTTGAGGCTATGTAAATGAGATACACCCAAAATAAGTCTACTGTGGGTCAGGTTCACCAACCACTACCAGGTTCAGagataaaatatggaaaatatcatCACCATCTGATAAAGGCTGCTAGAGGAAGGATACAGATCCTACAACTGATCTGTCAATGCGGTTCTAttgaaaaaagcaaacattttcaaaattctaattataaaaaacattatttccagAAACATTTTTGTGGACAGAGACAACAAAAAGTTTGAGAGACAGCATTTTCTGACCACAGTGGTCTTCAAAGCGAAGTTGGACTAACATATAATGCAGATGgagcaatttttttgtttgtttgtttgagacggagtcttgctctgtcaccctggctggagagcagtggcgcaatctcggctcactaaaacctccacctccctgggctcaagtgattctcctgcctcagcctcccaagtagctaggattataggcgcgcgcctgactaatttttgtatttttagtagagacagggttttatcatctcggccaggctggtctcaaactcctgactttgtgatccacccgcctcagcctcccaaagtgctgggattacaggcatgagccaccgcgcaggCCAGGAGCAATTCTTTAATAAAGCAATCCTATTACtgtcatttatatttctaaagCCTTACTACCTTACTTAGGTTAAAACAGttacaagcaaaaataaattatctggtgAAACCACAATgtaaaaaagaagttttaaaattggccgggtgtggtggctcacgcctgtaatcccagaactttgggaggtcgaggtgtgtggatcacttgagtccaggagtttgagaccagcctgggcaacccaccagcctggtgaaacctcatctctactaaaatcacaaaaattagcccggcttggtggtgcgcacctgtaatcccagctactcgggaggctgaggcaggagatcacctgaacccaggaggcagaggttgcagtgagccgagatcgcaccactgcactccagcctagtcgacaaagcgagactcagtctcaaaaattaataaacacacacaaagttagtcatatttatttcatttgtatacATGGGAAAATTTGGAGAGATAATTTAGAAAGAACTaccattttaggctgggcgcggtggctcacgcctgtaatcccagtactttaggaggccaaggcgggcggatcacgaggtcaggagatcgagaccatcctggctaacacggtgaaaccccgtctctactaaaaatataaaaaattagccaggcatgatggcgggcgcctgtagtcccagctattcaggaggctgaggcaggagaactgcgtgaacccgggaggtggaggctgcagtgagccaaaatcatgccactgcactccagcctaggcgacagagcgagactccgtctcaaaaaaaaaaaaagaactaccatttTAAACAATGGCATCTTCTTgatcaaaatgaaaagtttaaccCATTTGCAAAggtataaaattatatgaaaagcaCTTCTCTCATTTGTCCTTTCAAATAAAACACAAGCAACCCAAATCACAAAAATCAACAGAGATGGCCATCCACAAGCACCAATGCAATTGCAAGTCAGAACAGATAACCAATCAGAATTACTTGGGGCAATTTTCTGGTTTTGATCATCATACTATTATTATGTAAGATGTTACCATTTGGGGACTCTGGATAAAGGGTATAGAGAAACTCTATGCAATACTTTTGCAACTTTATTAAGTCTGAAATTTTTTCAAAACgacaagttaaaaaataaaaatgggccaggcatggtggctcacgcctgtcatcccaacactttgggaggccgaagaagggggattgcttgagtcctggagttcaagaccagcctaagcaacaagcgGAAAACCTGTACctacaaaaaaatatacaaaaaactagccaggtgtggtggcatactcctgtagtcccagctactgaggaggctgaggtgggaggattgcttgcgccacggaggcggaggttgcagtgagccgagatcttgccactgcactctagcctgagcaacagagagatcctgtctcaaacaaaacaaaacaaaaccaacaaaatattctttatatggCATGTTAAATTCTGCAGAGAAagtacaagaaagaaaatgagagaaaaaaggagaattaTAGATATTCAGAAAACAGATCAATCCAAAAACAAATTTTACTGAAAAAGTAGATCAGCAATTATAAAATCCTCCATGTATCTCAAACCTTTAGTGACTATCGCAGGAAAGCCATGCTATTTTACAAGTGATTGAATTTCAATAAAGCTGCCATATCATTTGCAGGATCTTCACTCTCAAATTTGCAGCTATGTGAAGTGGGCATATGACTCAATGAGACTAACAGGCTTCAAAATTCAGTAAGTTCAAAATCATGTTTCGGTATGACAGCaatgtctctttctctgcctttaaaGAATAAATCTTTATTAGGAATTGATTTAGgtctgggggcggtggctcatgcctgtaatcccaagacctcgggaggccgaagtggaagaatcacttgaggccaggagttcgagaccaacctgagcaacatagcaagaccccatttctacaaaaaaacaaaattagtcaggtgcagtGCAGTgccgtgcacctatagtcctagctatttgggaggctgagacaggaagatgacttaagcccaggaggtaaaggctgcagtgaactatgattgcaccactgcattccagcctgagtgacagagcaagacgctctacatttaaaaaagaaaagaaagaaagaaaaagataaaaaggaatggaTTCTTCTCAACCTACTTATTTCAGTAAACTATCAAAAGACAGTGCAAAAGACAGTTCAGTAAACTATCAAAAGACAGTGGCagtggccaagtgcagtggttcacacgcataatcccaggactctgggaggccaaagtgggtggactacttgagtccaggagctcaagatcagcctgagcaacacagcaaaaccctgtctctactaaaaatacaaaaaattagccaggcatggtggcatatgcctataatcccagctactcgggaggctgaggtgggagaatcacctgagcccgagaggtccaggctgcagtgagctgagatagtgccactgcactccagcctgggcaacctgagaccctgtttcagaagaaaaaaagatggtCAATCTAAAAAGATTACTAACTTGGGCTTTCTTCAAAGGGCAATGTTAATATGAAGCTCACAAAAGGGCTTTATGTAGTAGTGGAGAGGGAAAAAGTTTCATTATTTGGAAATGGCTATGTTCAGTCTGTCCAGTTTATTTACCTATCTCTTACAGACCACCATTTTGGAGACTCCAGACTCCAGTACAGCCAGTTTCCTATACATACCTAATAGTTAAACTCAAAGAGCAGTATTTAGAAGGTCTAGAATCAAGCAAAGGGTTAGACAAATTGGCATTCAGATAAGAGATGGCTAAAGCCATTAGGTAAAAGGTTCTTGAGTGACCTGTGTAACAGATGGATCAGACTGATACCACCTGAGCCCACAGATTGTTAACATGACTGACTAAAATAGAGACAGGCAGACCTTACATGACTCTGATGTGATTAAACAGAAGTACAAAGCACCACCTATAAAGCTTTCTTGGCAAAAAATTTAAACTTGAATTTATTCAAGCACTACCAGTTTACCAAAAATAGAGAGGGTAAAGAAACACATTAAACAAAATCACAAGGATACAACCTGCCAACTCTAGAGCGTGGGAAATTCTACAGAACAAATGACCCATTTCTTCAACAAGTAAATGacatgaaaacaaaaggaaagttaAGTTTTATAGATTAAAGACACTTATGAGACATATCAACCAAAGGCAATGTGTGGACTTTGGATCTTAATTCAAGTAAGACAAAAATACAAGGTATTTTTGAGATAACTGGGGGAAATGATACATAAACTGGCTATGAAATAGGATTATGGAATTACATGTTAAATTTGTTATGTGTAATAATGATATTGAATGTTTGGAGAAAAAAGTCCTTATCTgctagagatttttaaaagtgtgtctAGATGAAGCAATATGACAAAACGTTAACAGTACGTCTAGAAAGTGGAAATCCTTCTACTCTATGTTTGATTTTTCAGTAAAAAGttaataacataacattctgtgTGACAGGTAGTATGTATTTCTCCCAGTCATGCCAAAGATAGCATTCCATTTCcaccttcttcttctttgttttcccATCATTTGCCCCCTTGAACTCAAAGCTGTGATACAGACTGAAGAAATATGATGTGACATACCTGTAGTAGCAGTGGCTAAAGTGACAAGATTCTTTCTTAGCATATCATAGAGAGGGCTGTTaaagagagaagataaaaaattaacaacCCCAAATGCCACTATGAAGATATCAGTGGTTTGCCgttaaatattaaatgtatttctgaTGTTATCTCCCAAGTCTCTCTGTAAGGCATACAGAGGCAGAATCTTTTTCCCAGAacagtttttaattatttaaatattaagatgTTAATGCCCAGGCCCCTGTGTTACTCTGCCCCCATTAAAAAActgattaatttacattttatttgattAGCGAACAGTAATCCAAGTGGGGAAATCTCTTTTGGAAACTATTCCTCCCTTCCAGGACTGAAGTTTCACATTGTAATTGGAGAGTGGGGGTGGaggagagtctttttttttttggagacggagttttgctcttattgcccaggctggagtgccatggcacaatctcagctcactgcaatctctgcctcccggactcaggcaattctcctgcctcagcctccctactagctaggattataggcgcccgccaccacgcccagctaattttttgtatttttagtagagacggcgtttcacttatgttggccaggctggtcttgaactcctgacatcaggtgatccacccacctcagcctcccaaagtgctggaattacaggcttgagccaccacacccagctaagggAAGTCTTAGTGTAAGACAGAATGAGCTCAGAAGCAGCAGTCATCAAAGCTATAGAGAAAGAGAGCTTCTAAATTACTAATTAGCTTTTGACTATATAAGCTAATAACTTACACCCCATGCAGCTGGAGAAAAGTAACAGGTCAGGTTAGCCCTACTGTGATTCTTACCAGGCTCATCATCAACCTCTAACTGCCCAGCAATTCTACATTTCTCTCATCTGCtcactcttcctccctctccaacAATTATTTCACAAAATTCTAACCTAGTCACATCAAGCTTCCTCCTACCCAGGCCTTTACACATGGTGTTCAATCAACCTCAAACTCTCTGATCGACTACTTAATTATCTATCTTTCAGCTTTTGGCTGAAATTTCACTTCCTCAAAAGAACATTTTCTTGACCTCTAACACTCTAAATCCCACCCACTCCCTGCTTCATGTATCTTTTCTGTAGCACTTACCATAGTGTAGGTTTACCATGAATTAGTGTGATTATTTGACTAAGATGGGCAAGAGCATCTACTGACTCACTACTCTGTATACTCCATAAAATCAGACTGTGTGTCGCTCACTACCATATTCTCAGTGCCTCATAGGCTACCTAACATATGTAGGCCCTtacatatttgttgagtgaagtaataaatattaataacccATAGAAATTAAGTGGCTAGGTATAAGCACCCAAAAAGATACGCAAGCCCTCACTGTTTTTACCTTGGGTCTTTCACGGAGAAGCTCTGACGTCCCAGTAGTTCTCCCAAAAGATCTCCACCACAATATACCATATGCTGCTCCTGCTGATCATAAAGTTGCTTCACCATTATGTACTGACCTAAATAGTGCATGACCTGTGTGGAATAAAATACCATGTTGTGATCTGTCCAGCTGctaccaaaaacacaaattcATTAGAGGAGGTAAGGTAAGTTAGTttgctaaagaaagaaataacatatttACAAGACTGTCAAAGTTTGTGTAAGGGGTCCTACAACAGGAAAGCCGCTCCCAACTACTAGGTCCATCTACTCATTGTCTTTCTGACAATTAACAGACAAAGACTTTTCAGCACAGAAATGAACTGATCTGACAATGAGAAAAAGCAGTGAATTTACCTAGTATCCTCTTAAAAATTTTCTCAGAAGTCCAAATAAAGAAGTCTATTCTATTACTAGAGTAATTTGCctggattataaaaatattttcccagtcCAGGGCACATAAACGACTTAAGGCTTTTGATATGTGTTCACATAATAATTCTTTTTGGCAAATGAAGTACAATGTTTAATAAGAGCCATCAGCATTGTAAGTGGACAAAACATAAAATCCAAGtgtttatcaaataaaaatttagtcGGCTgaagtggttcacacctgtaatcccagcactttgggaggccaaggcgggcaaattgcttgaacccaggagtttgataccagcctgggcaacatggcaaaacctgtctctacgtaacatacaaaacttagccaggtgtggtgaggcacgcttgtagtcccagctactaggaaggctgaggcgggaggatcacttgaacctgggaagcggaggttgcagtgagctgagataccaccactgcactccagcatgggtgacagagtaagaccctggctctaaataaataaataataaaaatcaggaaattccCTTTATGCAATAGATAGAGGCAAGGTTCATAACAGAAAGCTCATCGTGTAAACTCAGGCAAACTCTGCCATGCTAAATGAAGGAGATGGCATAATTCATCATAACCACTATAATGATATTAAAATCCAGACTTTACCCCTTGCCTGCGTGTGACATCAGAATTGCCACAGCCAGCTATCTGTATGGGCAGGGCTGCCCTGGAGATGTAGGGCAAGCGCCAGGAACCCCTCCAGGTAGCTACTACCTTGGACCCCCCCCAATAGTGGAGGGCAGTATGGCAGCGTGCTACCCCCTGGTGGCGGCTATGGGGGTCCTGCCCCTGTAGGGCCTTATGGACCACCAGCTGGTAGAGGGCCCTATGGACACCTCAATCCTGGGATGTTCCCCTCTGGAACTCCAGGAGGACCAAATGATGGTACAGCTCCAGGGGGCCCCTAGGGTCAGCCACCTCCAAATTCCTACGGTGCCCAGCAGCCCAGGCCTCATGGACAGGGTGGCTCCCCTCCCAATATGGATGAGGCCTACTCCTGGTTCCAGTCGGTGACTCTGATCACAGTGGCTTTATCTCCATGCAGGAGGTGAAGCAGGCTCTGGTCAACTGCAACTGGTCCTTGTTCAATGATAAGACCTGCCTCATGATGATAAACATGTTTGACAAGACCTAATCAGGCCACATCAATGTCTACGGCTTCTCAGCCCTGTGGAAATTCATCCAGCAGTGGAAGCAGCTCTTCCAGCAGTTATGACTGGGACAACTGAGGCTCCATTAGCTACACAGAGCTGCAGCAAGCTCTGTCCCAAAAGGGCTACAACCTGAGCCCCCAGTTCACCCAGCTACTGGTCTCCAGCTACTGCCCACGCTCTGTCAATCCTGCCAGACAGCTTGATTGCTTCATCCAGGTGTGCACCCAGCTGCAGATGCCGACAGAGGCCTTCCGGGAGAAGGACACAGCTGTACAAGGCAACATTCGGCTCAGCTTCAAGGACGTCGTCACCATGACAGCTCGGATGCTATGACCCAACCCATCTGTGGAGAGTGGAGTGCACCAGGGACCTTTCCTGGCTTCCTAGAGTGAGAGAAGTACGTGgacctctctcttcttttcctgtcCCTCTAGAAGAACATTCTCCCTTGCTTGATGCAACACTGTTCCAAAAGAGGGTTGAGAGTCCTGCATCACAGCCACCAAATAGTGAGGACCAGGGCTGAGGCCACACAGGTAGGGGCCTGATGAAGGAGAGGATGAAAGCTGAATGTCCCGAAGGCCATGAGCAGTTGAGTGGCACAGCCTGACACCAGACGCAGGAGATTCTGGTCCTTGTAATGGAGTTAGTGTCCAGTCAGCTGAGCTCCACCCTGATGCCAGTGGTGAGTGCTCATTGGCCTGTTACCATTAGCACCTGTGTTCCCTCACCAGGCCATCCTGTCACATGAGCCCATTTTCTCCAAAGTGGAATCTGACCAAGCATGAGAGAGATTTGCCCCTGGGACCAGTGGCTTGGATTCCATCACACCCATAAATCCTTGGGTATTAACTTCTAGCTGCCTGGGGCTGGCCCTGCTCAGACAAATCTGCTCCCTGGGCATCTTTGGCCAGGCTACTGCCTCCGCAGCTGGGATCCCTCACTTGCCTGCCACGCTCTGCTCGGCTTCGATCTCCAGGGGACAGTGGTCACCTCTCCTTGCCAatactttttttaatttgcatttttttcatttggggCCAAAAGTTCAGTGAAATTGTAAGCTTCAATAAAaggataaaactaaaaaaaaaaaaaaaaaattccagacttTAAtaagtttggggaaaaaaaggtcTTACGTGTCAAATTTTATACTCCAAAACGATGTGcttaatttaaaattgtaaaagtaaTATAGGTATTCTAAAAAATCAgaaatgcctccagatttgtctCCTTGAGAAGTGTAATGGTTCTGGAGTGTGGCAGTGTTGATAGGTGTGAAGGTTttaagttcaaaaaaaaaaaaaaagcctgataattttgtttcttctctttaggAAGGGTTAGATATCCACCCCACCAAATGAAAGCAGTTCCcaacattaacattttaatactGAGTCTTTTCCACTTAAAGAatacaaattgttttttaaaaaacttcagaagctaaataagttatttaaatgCATAAGTGTTTAAAATAACTCACAGTGCTCAGAAGAAtgtctgatactttttttttttttttgagatggagttttgctcttgttgcccaggatggagttcaatggcgcaatcttggctcaccgcaacctccgcctcccaggttcaagaaattctcctgcctcagcctcccaagtagctgggattacaaccacgcccagctagttttgtatttttagtagagatggggtttctccatgttggtcaggctggtctcgaactcctgacctcaggtgatctgcccacctcagcctcgcaaagtgctgggattacaggcgtgagccaccatatctgacacatttataataaaaactactGCATTTAATTCCTGCCTCGAAATACAGCCTGTAAATCAgacagtgtcttttttttctgagacagggtctctcattCTAtcaaccaagctggagtgcacctcattgcaaccttcaccttctgggttcaagcaatcctcccacctcagcctcccatgtagctgctGGGACTAAACGAGCAGACCACCACGCccgcccaatttttgtattttttttttttttttttagagacagggtttcatcatgttgcccaggctggtctcaaaatcctgggttcatgcaatccatccacctcagcctcccaaaatactgggattgcaggcgtgagctatGGTGCCAGGCCCAGTGTCTTTTTAATCTTTACTTGCTCTGCATTTTAACTCTACGATCAATGAATTCATGGTTCATCTTATGTTTATCTTATAACACacttcaaaagaaaggaaatatgatGTTCAACCTAACAGTCTTTAAAACAGAGTAAAAGTTGCCCCTCTGATACCTCAGGAGTAGAACTTCCTTTCTTAGGCCTGATTTCAAAACTACATATTCACTGGCTTCTACTTCTCAACTGTTCTTAAAACTGagaatttggccgggcgcggtggctcatgcttgtaatcccagcactttgggaggccaaggcggatggatcacgaggtcaggagaccgagaccatcctggctaacacggtgaaaccccatctctactaaaaatacaaaaaattagccgggcgtggcggcaggcacctgtaatcccagctactcgggaggctgaggcaggagaatggcgtgaacccaggaggcggagcttgcagtgatctgagatcgcaccactgcactccagcctgggcaaaagagggagactccatctcaaaaaaaaaaaaaaaaaaaaagagaattttatttgATGGCTTACCTCTTTAACAGTGAACATTTCACCTTGCGCACCTGCTGCATGCAAAATCTTCAAAAGTGGCAGTTTTGGTCGTACctgatataaacataaaataaatgtgcTATTTACATTTCAAGTAGGTTTCTGAAACTATGGAACAAGAGAGCCTCTTTAAACAGCTCCCCccgcttttgttttttgaggcaaggtcttgctctgtcaccttggctggagtgcagtggtgtgatcacaggtcactgcagcctcaacctcccagactcaactgatcctcccacttcagcctccagagtagctgggactacaggtgcacaccaccatatccaggtaatttttgtatttttttgtagagagggggtttcaccatgtttccctggctgttctcaaacccctgggctcaagagacctgcctacctccgcctcccaaagtgctgggattataggcatgacccacctCGTCCAGCACAACCCCCACCTCccctactttttttaaaaaagagacaaggtctcactctcttgcccagcctggggtgcacTGGTTGtgatcataattcactgcagctttgaactcctgggctcaagggatcatcccgcctcaggctcccaagtagctagaactaaaGGCACACCccactgcacctagctaattttttcttttagaaatgttttgtagagatacaggtctcactatgttgccaaggctggtctcaaacacctggcttcAAGTAAGCTTCCTGCCTtgacttctcaaagtgctgggattacagtcatgagacagctaaactttttaaaaattaaaaaaaaaaaacaaaaaactagaaatacccaAAATGATTTACCTGATTGATTTGTCCAGGAGAGATCCTGCAAGCACTGTCAGATGTTGAACACTGGGCAGAGGTGGAAAATGATGTCATTTTGGTAGTGAAGAAACTGCAGTCTGTTGGtaaaactaaatagaaaaaaaaatttataacatCTATTCTAATGCAGAAAATTCCCTATTTAGCATTCACACAAAGGCAACCAGCAGAAGTAAAAGACACATATGACACATATAATGGAGCACCGTACACAAATGCTGTATACCCTTGCTGAGGTTCTGCATatcttctgactactttctagtTCTGATTTAATTAAGAGTAAGAATCGTCCAAGCTTCTCTCAGGTGAAGGCTGAAACAGAAACAGTTTCAGGCACGCTCCAACCTCCAACTGATGTTAATCAGTAAACCGTTTTAGCTGAAAGTCAAATCATTATCTCCCCAATGGTTATCAGGTGGAGCACTCTCTAGGTGCAAGACTGGGGATTTACCAAGGTAAGTCACAGGTTTTAAGATTCCAAAAGGACTTCTAGGAAAACCTCTACAACATGTTGGAACATGTCTTGACAAAGGACCACAGAAAACTAAGAGTCAACATTTTAAGTACCAGTTAAAACAGCTTGTAAATGTACCGACCCCAGAAAAAAACATAGCAATTACAAACCTACAAAACGGGTTAAACCGAGATGGACATATATCATCAAAGAAAAGATGTAGCATGAAGTGAAATACAGAGTAAAGTTCAATGAAAATCTTTCACCTACCttttatccttaaaaaaaaacaaaagctacaGAGAAGGAagatagattatttatttattttgagacacagtctcgctgtcccccaggctgaagcgcaatggcacgatctcggctcactgcaacctctgcttcctgggttcaagcgattctcctgcctcagcctcctgagtagctgggattacaggcacacgccaccacgcccagctcattattgtatttttagtagaggcggggtttcaccctgttggtcaggctggtctcaaactcctgacctcgtgatccgcccacctcagcctcccaaagtgctgggattacaggcgtgagccaccatgcccagccggaaaatagatttttaaataaacttaagTTAACCTTCATTTATGCCTTTTTCTAACAAAAGGCAACAGTCAATTATTAAAACTGATGACTAACAAGCCACATCAGGGAAAGGGTAAATGGCGCCtagaataggccaggtgcagtggctcacgcctgtaatcctaacagtttgggagactaagacgggcagatcacctgaggtcaggagtttgagatgtaGGATTTaataaattcctcttcaaaggtttTAGCCTGTAAATTGTTAAGTACAATGAGTTCTGAGATGCTCTCCAAAAAACCAATGTATCTGTATGTTCAGCTCCCCTGTTCTTTGTTcttcatttaaaactttaaaagtttaacttcctcattctcttcatctccttgcccctagtttcagtaaacaacccCCTCCTAGCTTCTATCACCTGCTCCATCCTGAGTCACTCCTGGTCACCTCCCTTGACCTGAGTCATCCTGAGTCACCTGTTCTGTAACTGTTCTTCCCGCCATACTACTcgcccagccactccagctcatacccctgctctctttaaaatagcccATCAGTATTAGCTTAGACTGTgcggtccaaccctagccaatacGGGAACAACACAGAAGTAGGGGCTACCTgtgtcagggataagaaccccttcccctcccttgttcaggtgtgctctcaccattgctccatccgTGAGATGCACCCTTCCatagaagtaaaattgccttgctgagaaaattaaatttatgtttgagTGATATTCATTTGCAGCTTcgaaaatttatttctaacagaggccagactgggcaacagggcaaaaccctgtctctactaaaaatacaacaactagctgggcatggcacaagcctgcagtcccaactactaaggaagctgaggcatgagaatcacctgaaccagcaaggtggaggttgcagtgagccaagactgtgccactgcactccagcctgggtgacaaagcaataccctgtctcaaaaaaaaaaaaaaaaaaaaaaaaattttttttagatggagtctcgctctgtcgcccaggctggagtgcagtggcatgatctcggctcactgcaagctccgcctcctgggttcacaccattctcctgcctcagcctcccgagtagctgggactacaggcgcctgccaccacgcccagctaattttgtgtatttagtagagacggggtttcaccatgttagccaggatggtcttgatctcctgacctcgtgatccgcccacctcagcctcccaaagtgctgggattacaggcatgagccaccacgcctggacaaaaaaaaatt includes these proteins:
- the MDM4 gene encoding protein Mdm4 isoform X5; this encodes MTSFSTSAQCSTSDSACRISPGQINQVRPKLPLLKILHAAGAQGEMFTVKEVMHYLGQYIMVKQLYDQQEQHMVYCGGDLLGELLGRQSFSVKDPSPLYDMLRKNLVTLATATTAKCRGKFHFQKKNYRRQYPHTAYLRA
- the MDM4 gene encoding protein Mdm4 isoform X4, producing MTSFSTSAQCSTSDSACRISPGQINQVRPKLPLLKILHAAGAQGEMFTVKEVMHYLGQYIMVKQLYDQQEQHMVYCGGDLLGELLGRQSFSVKDPSPLYDMLRKNLVTLATATTGSQYGYSKSRPTEAKCRGKFHFQKKNYRRQYPHTAYLRA